From a region of the Acidobacteriota bacterium genome:
- a CDS encoding pilus assembly protein N-terminal domain-containing protein: MMTKTVVTTVTVVLAGLFAATLPVAGQEGPVASEERLFVREQRTYTPGYPVGNIAIGDPAVADFKVVPGRRELILFGVGEGVTTLTIWDQQNVKRSEIEIAVVTRESVQLEEDLREMLADFPNVTVRKLGGNLVISGTVARQSDFDAVQAIADAASVQNVVRVVSSRAPATTPGTGGEAQWKEMREGGAGTPADPDAPPAPTVVEYEVELLEAAIQFGSGSYGTGVEPSGRRLYAGKLSVTANKEGTLFIGGPQMFPKETAEANKKRGRRAQPDAPETGFRLTFRPVEPGEDGVLLTNLLVETNMPYDLKVYDPDVWRRARWEIGAASGEPVGVAGAELMAMPDIAARGSALGRATGAASTAAGLPGIGGLPGTEYATAGSVVYYDRSKKTQLLLIVRPTFTVPEAEW; encoded by the coding sequence ATGATGACGAAGACCGTGGTGACCACCGTGACCGTCGTGCTCGCAGGCCTGTTCGCCGCCACGCTGCCCGTGGCGGGGCAGGAGGGCCCCGTCGCGTCCGAAGAGCGCCTCTTCGTCAGGGAACAACGCACCTACACGCCCGGCTACCCGGTGGGCAACATCGCGATCGGCGACCCGGCCGTCGCCGACTTCAAGGTGGTGCCGGGGCGCCGGGAGCTGATCCTCTTCGGCGTCGGCGAGGGTGTGACCACGCTCACCATCTGGGACCAGCAGAACGTCAAGCGCAGCGAGATCGAGATCGCCGTCGTGACGCGCGAGTCGGTGCAGCTCGAGGAGGACCTGCGCGAGATGCTCGCCGACTTCCCGAACGTCACCGTCAGGAAGCTGGGCGGCAATCTCGTCATCTCGGGCACGGTGGCGCGGCAGTCCGACTTCGACGCCGTGCAGGCCATCGCCGATGCCGCCAGCGTGCAGAACGTGGTGCGCGTCGTTTCGTCGCGCGCCCCGGCCACCACGCCGGGCACGGGCGGCGAGGCGCAGTGGAAGGAGATGCGCGAGGGCGGCGCCGGGACGCCCGCCGATCCCGACGCGCCGCCGGCGCCGACCGTCGTGGAGTACGAGGTCGAGTTGCTCGAGGCGGCCATCCAGTTCGGGAGCGGGTCCTACGGCACCGGCGTCGAGCCGAGCGGCCGGCGTCTCTACGCGGGGAAGCTCTCGGTGACGGCCAACAAGGAGGGCACGCTCTTCATCGGCGGGCCGCAGATGTTCCCGAAGGAGACCGCCGAGGCGAACAAGAAGCGCGGCCGGCGGGCGCAGCCCGACGCGCCCGAGACGGGCTTCCGCCTGACGTTCCGGCCCGTCGAACCGGGCGAGGACGGCGTGCTGCTGACGAACCTGCTCGTCGAAACCAACATGCCGTACGACCTGAAGGTGTACGACCCCGACGTGTGGCGGCGGGCGCGCTGGGAGATCGGGGCGGCAAGCGGTGAGCCGGTCGGCGTGGCCGGCGCCGAACTGATGGCCATGCCCGACATCGCCGCGCGCGGATCGGCCCTCGGACGCGCGACCGGCGCGGCGTCGACCGCGGCCGGCCTGCCCGGCATCGGGGGACTGCCGGGCACCGAGTACGCCACCGCCGGGTCGGTCGTCTACTACGACCGCAGCAAGAAGACGCAGCTGCTGCTCATCGTGCGGCCGACGTTCACGGTCCCGGAGGCGGAATGGTAA
- the cpaB gene encoding Flp pilus assembly protein CpaB — protein sequence MRNKSAVVASLVLGVLAVVMMMIYISGRESELLQMSEMRDVYVATTDILPFTMLDERLIQRVQVPATYVQPTAITDPNQLVGRVVAIGVPRGAQLLGAYLEGAGAPALAYEVPRGRRAVTIAATDVSGVGGLVRPGNFVDILGTFEFGRPVSMQGGTMTYADERTETRTLMQNVLVVAVNREHRRERPMPRSPEMSLAQQGEEAQFGLPETADIQNVTLLVGPQDVQRLVLAQQIGTLTLSLRSNLDTGQIEELGILDPFGLLDVKIPLKPRAAPAWREFRGGGF from the coding sequence ATGCGGAACAAGTCGGCGGTGGTGGCCTCGCTCGTGCTCGGCGTGCTGGCCGTGGTCATGATGATGATCTACATCAGCGGCCGCGAGAGCGAGTTGCTGCAGATGTCGGAGATGCGCGACGTCTACGTCGCGACGACCGACATCCTGCCGTTCACGATGCTCGACGAACGGTTGATCCAGCGCGTGCAGGTGCCGGCGACCTACGTGCAGCCCACGGCCATCACCGACCCGAACCAGCTCGTCGGGCGCGTCGTGGCGATTGGCGTGCCGCGCGGCGCGCAGCTGCTCGGGGCGTACCTCGAGGGCGCGGGCGCCCCGGCCCTCGCCTACGAGGTGCCGCGGGGCCGGCGCGCGGTCACGATTGCCGCCACCGACGTCAGCGGCGTCGGCGGCCTCGTCCGGCCGGGCAACTTCGTCGACATCCTCGGCACGTTCGAGTTCGGCCGTCCCGTCTCGATGCAGGGCGGGACGATGACGTATGCCGACGAGCGGACCGAGACGCGCACGTTGATGCAAAACGTGCTCGTCGTCGCGGTCAACCGCGAACACCGGCGCGAGCGGCCGATGCCGCGCTCGCCCGAGATGTCGCTCGCCCAACAGGGCGAAGAGGCGCAGTTCGGGTTGCCCGAGACCGCGGACATTCAGAACGTGACGCTGCTCGTCGGGCCCCAGGACGTGCAGCGCCTCGTGCTCGCGCAGCAGATCGGCACGCTCACGTTGTCGCTCCGGTCGAACCTCGACACGGGGCAAATCGAAGAACTGGGCATCCTCGACCCGTTCGGGCTGCTCGACGTGAAGATCCCGCTCAAGCCGCGGGCCGCGCCCGCGTGGCGCGAGTTCAGGGGCGGGGGGTTCTAG
- the tadA gene encoding Flp pilus assembly complex ATPase component TadA, giving the protein MRAKLVAVHSGGGGVGKTLVATNLAVSLQQQDAGAVLLVDASHPLPAETATLVGLDRVKSLADMVPILDRVTPELFASYVVTTPSGLAFMPLVSEVLQGRLITPALVTRLLDLAMVSFDVVVVDMAPGVGVLTQPLLERMDQVVVVFEATPVGIARARFCRDYLRTLQVPTDAQIFCLNRIPPRGVVPVDSLEKLLGGPLAAQLPEDGVAVAEAADRRQPIVFQQPRHAIARSLDRLARDVAQRAMRSRAGRAAEAAPAATEASDEDVRALKVKIHRRLVEEIELRKADLSYLRDPVKLQEVRVRAEAKVLSLLEEEGGQVTSREVRRRIVKDVLDDALGLGPLEDLLSDPTVTEIMVNRHDQIYVERSGRLQKTDVQFVTTEQLRGVIERIVAPIGRRIDEKVPMVDARLRDGSRVNAIIPPLALRGPALTIRKFSKKMLGVDDLVKFGSMTEQMATFLGAAVQARLNIVISGGTGSGKTTLLNLLGSFIPTDERIVTIEDAAELRLPQDHVVTLEARPPNIEGEGAITIRDLVRNALRMRPDRVVVGECRGGEALDMLQAMNTGHDGSLTTVHANTPRDALSRLETMALMAGLELPSRAIRDQIAAAVNLIVQQSRLQDGSRRITHITEVTGQEGSVFTTADVFLFKQTGLAPDGKVYGQFVPTGYVPAFVDTLSRRGIKVPREIFLHQTA; this is encoded by the coding sequence ATGCGCGCCAAACTCGTCGCGGTCCACTCGGGAGGCGGGGGCGTCGGCAAGACGCTCGTCGCCACCAACCTCGCGGTCAGCCTGCAGCAGCAGGATGCCGGTGCGGTGCTGCTCGTCGACGCGAGCCACCCGCTGCCGGCCGAGACGGCGACCCTCGTGGGCCTCGATCGCGTGAAGTCGCTGGCCGACATGGTGCCGATTCTCGACCGCGTCACCCCGGAGCTCTTCGCGAGCTACGTGGTGACGACGCCGAGCGGGCTCGCGTTCATGCCGCTCGTGAGCGAGGTGCTGCAGGGGCGGCTCATCACCCCGGCACTCGTCACCAGGCTGCTCGACCTCGCGATGGTGTCGTTCGACGTCGTCGTCGTCGACATGGCGCCCGGCGTGGGTGTGCTCACCCAGCCCCTGCTCGAACGGATGGACCAGGTCGTCGTCGTCTTCGAGGCCACGCCGGTGGGCATCGCGCGGGCACGCTTCTGCCGCGACTACCTGCGCACGCTCCAGGTGCCGACCGACGCGCAGATCTTCTGCCTCAACCGCATCCCGCCGCGAGGCGTCGTTCCCGTCGACTCGCTCGAGAAGCTGCTCGGCGGTCCGCTGGCGGCGCAGTTGCCCGAGGACGGCGTGGCCGTCGCCGAGGCGGCCGACCGCCGGCAGCCGATCGTCTTTCAGCAGCCGCGTCACGCCATCGCGCGCAGCCTCGACCGGCTCGCCCGCGACGTGGCACAGCGGGCCATGCGGTCGCGGGCCGGCCGCGCCGCCGAGGCGGCGCCCGCGGCCACCGAGGCGAGCGACGAGGACGTCCGCGCGCTCAAGGTCAAGATCCACCGCCGGCTCGTCGAGGAAATCGAGCTGCGCAAGGCCGACCTGTCGTACCTGCGCGACCCGGTGAAGCTGCAGGAGGTCCGGGTCCGCGCCGAGGCGAAGGTCCTGTCGCTGCTCGAGGAGGAGGGCGGTCAGGTCACCTCGCGCGAGGTGCGGCGGCGCATCGTCAAGGACGTGCTCGACGATGCGTTGGGCCTCGGACCGCTCGAGGACCTGCTGTCGGACCCGACCGTGACCGAGATCATGGTGAACCGGCACGACCAGATCTACGTCGAGCGCAGCGGGCGGCTGCAGAAGACCGACGTGCAGTTTGTCACCACCGAGCAGCTGCGCGGCGTCATCGAGCGCATCGTCGCGCCCATCGGGCGCCGCATCGACGAGAAGGTGCCGATGGTCGATGCCCGCCTGCGCGACGGCTCGCGTGTGAACGCCATCATCCCGCCGCTCGCGCTGCGTGGGCCGGCCCTGACGATCCGGAAGTTCTCGAAGAAGATGCTCGGCGTCGACGACCTCGTGAAGTTCGGGTCGATGACCGAGCAGATGGCGACGTTTCTCGGGGCGGCGGTCCAGGCGCGGCTCAACATCGTGATCTCTGGCGGCACCGGGTCGGGCAAGACGACGCTGCTCAACCTGCTCGGGTCGTTCATCCCGACCGACGAGCGCATCGTCACCATCGAGGACGCCGCCGAGCTGCGGCTGCCCCAGGATCACGTCGTGACGCTCGAGGCGCGGCCGCCGAACATCGAGGGCGAGGGAGCGATCACCATTCGCGACCTCGTGCGCAACGCGCTGCGCATGCGACCCGACCGGGTGGTGGTGGGCGAGTGCCGCGGCGGCGAGGCGCTCGACATGCTGCAGGCGATGAACACGGGGCACGACGGGTCGCTGACGACCGTGCACGCCAACACGCCCCGCGACGCGCTGAGCCGCCTCGAGACCATGGCGCTCATGGCGGGACTCGAGCTGCCCTCGCGCGCGATCCGCGACCAGATCGCGGCGGCGGTGAACCTCATCGTGCAGCAGTCGCGCCTGCAGGACGGCTCGCGGCGCATCACGCACATCACCGAGGTCACCGGGCAGGAAGGCAGTGTCTTCACGACGGCCGACGTGTTCCTGTTCAAGCAGACGGGGCTCGCGCCCGACGGCAAGGTCTACGGCCAGTTCGTGCCGACCGGCTACGTGCCGGCGTTCGTCGACACCCTCTCGCGCCGGGGCATCAAGGTGCCGCGCGAGATCTTCCTCCATCAGACGGCGTAG
- a CDS encoding DUF192 domain-containing protein, producing MGTDARPSARVVVERSGALLAVAGVADTPWTRMVGLLAHRELRPGDGLVLRPAGMVHTCFMRFAIDVVFADRDGVIVRLVNALRPFGLAWGGWRAVLTVELPAGTLAAADVVPGDRLRMERV from the coding sequence ATGGGAACTGACGCGCGCCCGTCGGCGCGGGTCGTCGTCGAGCGCTCGGGCGCGCTGCTCGCCGTGGCTGGCGTGGCCGATACGCCCTGGACGAGAATGGTCGGGCTGCTCGCCCATCGCGAGCTGCGGCCGGGAGACGGCCTCGTGCTCCGCCCCGCCGGGATGGTGCACACGTGCTTCATGCGGTTTGCCATCGACGTCGTGTTCGCAGACCGTGACGGCGTGATCGTGCGGCTCGTCAACGCCCTCCGCCCCTTCGGGCTGGCGTGGGGGGGATGGCGCGCCGTCTTGACGGTGGAACTCCCGGCGGGCACGCTGGCGGCGGCCGACGTCGTGCCGGGAGATCGCCTGCGGATGGAACGGGTGTGA
- a CDS encoding FHA domain-containing protein translates to MARREPLASANYLEKPFIVVSGPGGSSEVALSPGTPITVGRDAASDIVLASPVVSKHHAVIRYAGGECVVEDLESANGTLVNGQPIAVSVVHVGDRVQIGDFSLEVVDRGAGRRGRAGKGEAAQSSKVIRLGITALATMVVMLVLMLLMMPAEEEPAGGALRRADAGERTLLPPTPIATPDAAIVGPVLARAKVAGVGETDALFDEGSLQLRVGRLREAVHLLSAVLAREPGNQAAASRLSEARTALEEEVERRLAEAEVAFGQLRFNDAILDWEGVQSLVEPTDPRYATAAASVARARERMPRP, encoded by the coding sequence GTGGCCCGCCGCGAGCCGCTGGCGTCGGCCAACTACCTCGAGAAGCCCTTCATCGTGGTCTCGGGGCCGGGCGGGTCGTCCGAGGTGGCGCTCTCGCCCGGCACGCCGATCACGGTCGGCCGCGACGCGGCGAGCGACATCGTCCTCGCTTCGCCGGTCGTGTCGAAGCACCACGCCGTCATCCGGTACGCCGGCGGCGAGTGCGTGGTCGAAGACCTCGAGAGCGCGAACGGCACCCTGGTGAACGGTCAGCCGATTGCGGTGTCGGTCGTGCACGTTGGCGATCGCGTGCAGATTGGCGACTTCTCCCTCGAGGTGGTCGACCGTGGCGCCGGCCGCCGCGGGCGGGCCGGCAAGGGCGAGGCCGCGCAGTCGTCGAAGGTCATCCGTCTCGGTATCACGGCGCTCGCCACGATGGTGGTCATGCTGGTCCTCATGTTGTTGATGATGCCAGCCGAGGAGGAGCCGGCCGGCGGCGCGCTGCGGCGCGCGGACGCCGGAGAACGCACGCTGCTGCCTCCGACGCCCATCGCGACGCCCGATGCCGCCATCGTGGGCCCGGTGCTGGCGCGCGCGAAGGTGGCCGGCGTCGGCGAGACCGACGCGCTGTTTGACGAGGGCAGCCTCCAGCTTCGCGTCGGCCGGCTGCGCGAAGCCGTGCATCTGCTCTCGGCCGTGCTGGCGCGCGAGCCCGGCAATCAGGCGGCCGCGAGCCGGCTGTCGGAAGCGCGGACGGCGCTCGAAGAGGAAGTGGAGCGGCGCCTGGCGGAGGCCGAGGTGGCGTTTGGTCAACTGCGGTTCAACGACGCGATCCTCGACTGGGAGGGTGTGCAGAGCCTCGTCGAGCCCACCGACCCGCGGTATGCGACGGCTGCCGCGTCGGTGGCG
- a CDS encoding type II secretion system F family protein, with product MYLALLGILAAVVLFVRTAGPALWAWWNERIHTYAVWMADELSAMFVTLTVERAKRFISIAVISGVVLGFLFAGIVSAIVFGALGYFGPRGWILWKRMRRLERIDDQLVDTLLLMSNALKSGLSFQQSLELAVREIKAPMNDELERVVKEIHLGRLTDDALRRFAERVPLEDIKLSVDAILTLRETGGDLSETFEIIAKTVVERKKVQGKIKAMTSQGMSQGVLVCLMPVGMLMIFAMISPEYIRPFFNTPIGIMMLLLVFVLDAMGLWMMFKLVKVDV from the coding sequence ATGTATCTCGCCCTTCTCGGGATCCTCGCCGCCGTGGTGCTGTTCGTGAGAACCGCCGGCCCGGCGCTCTGGGCGTGGTGGAACGAGCGCATCCACACCTACGCGGTCTGGATGGCCGACGAACTGAGCGCCATGTTCGTGACGCTCACCGTGGAGCGGGCCAAGCGCTTCATCTCGATCGCCGTGATCTCGGGCGTCGTGCTCGGCTTCCTCTTCGCCGGCATCGTGAGCGCCATCGTCTTCGGGGCGCTCGGGTACTTCGGGCCGCGGGGCTGGATCCTGTGGAAGCGGATGCGCCGGCTCGAGCGCATCGACGACCAGCTCGTCGACACGCTGCTGCTCATGTCGAACGCGCTCAAGTCGGGCCTGAGCTTCCAGCAGTCGCTCGAGCTGGCGGTGCGCGAGATCAAGGCACCCATGAACGACGAGCTCGAGCGCGTCGTCAAGGAGATCCATCTCGGCCGGCTCACCGACGACGCGCTGCGGCGGTTCGCCGAGCGGGTGCCGCTCGAGGACATCAAGCTGTCGGTCGACGCGATCCTGACCTTGCGCGAGACGGGCGGCGACCTGAGCGAAACGTTCGAGATCATCGCCAAGACGGTCGTCGAGCGGAAGAAGGTGCAGGGCAAGATCAAGGCGATGACCTCGCAGGGCATGTCACAGGGCGTGCTCGTCTGCCTGATGCCGGTCGGCATGCTGATGATCTTCGCGATGATCTCGCCCGAGTACATCAGGCCGTTCTTCAACACGCCCATCGGCATCATGATGCTGCTGCTGGTGTTCGTGCTCGACGCGATGGGGCTGTGGATGATGTTCAAGCTGGTGAAGGTGGACGTATGA
- a CDS encoding FHA domain-containing protein — protein sequence MTRKLRVKDSGGERELLLVGTMRVGRDPRCEITSADPALSRQHAEFIESGGRTVVRDLESRHGIQVNGVTVTEATLQAGDIVQVAGVTITYIAERDTAARAESGPATEDQTVVIRRTPAAAAPAPPPRPPTNDPPSDATVVVKAMPTPPLDLDTFRREPAATPRAASAAPAAPRDTPRPPAPKARPAPKPAAPSPPAADAGELPLGRAPLVATPRKSPRLSWTTTLWMTLLVMTLVVFVATVVPFRIYQQSVVDATATARAQALARWLAADAATAMAGAGDVSASADEVGAQPGVVVALVLAPDGSVLAPGSRSTERVPTIPDVGATSEVYGVRVVARGDLLEAVAPVRARGENRAAVAWVSFRPSAGTTVSQAVAIGPAIVLALVAWIVAARLLQRRTLRAVTYFGEDIELAAAGQIDEVGDTLGVKPMQEVVRAVNYLLARVRSGSASAAASAGAPRPAPGAARAAARVVPSTRQEPVVEAMSNDCTIVANEKFRITEATEGTLELLGIAPAALKGQHLLDAIPDRTIGDAVLKLLTDVTQGGVGSLIVQPAGQTFALAVHVSRSGPSAPITARFVREER from the coding sequence GTGACCAGGAAGCTGCGTGTCAAGGATTCGGGCGGGGAGCGCGAGCTGCTGCTCGTCGGGACCATGCGGGTGGGCCGCGACCCGCGCTGCGAGATCACGAGCGCCGACCCCGCGCTGTCGCGGCAGCACGCCGAGTTCATCGAGAGCGGCGGCCGGACCGTGGTGCGCGACCTCGAGAGCCGTCACGGCATTCAGGTCAACGGCGTCACCGTGACCGAGGCCACCCTGCAGGCGGGCGACATCGTGCAGGTTGCGGGGGTGACCATCACCTACATCGCGGAGCGGGACACCGCGGCCCGCGCCGAGTCGGGGCCGGCAACCGAGGATCAGACCGTCGTGATCCGGCGGACCCCCGCGGCGGCGGCGCCGGCCCCGCCTCCGCGCCCGCCCACGAACGACCCGCCGTCCGACGCCACGGTCGTCGTCAAGGCGATGCCAACGCCGCCCCTCGACCTCGATACGTTCCGCCGCGAGCCCGCCGCCACGCCGAGAGCCGCCAGCGCGGCGCCGGCCGCGCCGCGCGACACGCCGCGTCCCCCGGCACCCAAGGCCCGGCCCGCCCCGAAGCCGGCGGCGCCCTCGCCGCCGGCAGCCGACGCTGGCGAACTGCCGCTCGGCCGGGCGCCACTCGTGGCCACGCCTCGCAAGTCTCCCCGCCTGTCGTGGACGACGACGCTGTGGATGACGCTGCTCGTCATGACGCTGGTCGTCTTCGTCGCCACGGTCGTGCCCTTCCGCATCTACCAGCAGTCGGTGGTCGACGCCACCGCGACAGCGCGCGCCCAGGCATTGGCCCGCTGGCTGGCCGCCGACGCGGCGACGGCCATGGCCGGCGCGGGCGACGTGTCGGCATCGGCCGACGAGGTGGGCGCGCAGCCCGGCGTCGTCGTGGCACTGGTGCTGGCCCCCGACGGCAGCGTGCTCGCGCCTGGCTCGCGGTCGACCGAACGCGTGCCGACCATCCCGGACGTCGGCGCGACCTCCGAGGTGTACGGCGTCAGGGTGGTCGCGCGCGGCGACCTTCTCGAGGCGGTGGCCCCGGTGCGCGCCCGGGGCGAAAACCGCGCAGCGGTCGCCTGGGTGAGCTTCCGGCCGTCGGCGGGGACGACCGTGAGCCAGGCCGTGGCCATCGGCCCGGCCATCGTCCTCGCGCTCGTCGCGTGGATCGTCGCGGCGCGACTCCTCCAGCGCCGCACGCTCAGGGCGGTGACGTACTTCGGCGAGGACATCGAGCTCGCCGCCGCAGGACAAATCGACGAGGTCGGCGACACGTTGGGCGTCAAGCCCATGCAGGAGGTCGTGCGGGCCGTGAACTACCTCCTCGCGCGGGTGCGCAGCGGCTCGGCCTCGGCTGCGGCGTCGGCCGGCGCGCCACGGCCAGCCCCGGGCGCGGCCCGGGCGGCGGCCCGGGTGGTGCCCTCCACGCGTCAGGAACCCGTCGTCGAGGCAATGTCGAACGACTGCACCATCGTCGCCAACGAGAAGTTCCGCATCACCGAGGCCACCGAGGGAACGCTCGAACTGCTCGGCATCGCCCCGGCGGCGCTGAAGGGCCAGCACCTGCTCGACGCCATTCCCGACCGCACGATCGGCGACGCGGTCCTCAAGCTGCTGACCGACGTGACGCAGGGAGGCGTCGGGTCGCTCATCGTGCAGCCGGCCGGCCAGACCTTCGCTCTGGCCGTGCACGTATCGCGCTCGGGTCCGAGCGCCCCCATTACCGCGCGCTTCGTGCGCGAGGAGCGCTGA
- a CDS encoding type II secretion system F family protein — protein MMFVLYPLALASALAAVALFVWGALPEQARTVSVERLQGRPADARPLPSLWLKLLYPVLSGLAPLFQAVPWPSFRERMPVELDRAGVGDHLTPNHVLAMKALFAVVIPLVAAQIVEFLGNPAMMVLVAVASFFLPDKLIADMRKAREAEIVRALPNAVDVISLSVEAGLEFLTAMQRVVERGGIGALRDELATILNDIRLGKSRADALKAFAARIERPEIGSFVSVLVQADLLGASIGPVLQQQAERMRIERFQRAEKEGGRATQKILFPLVLFIFPSVLIVIMGPVILQFIYGN, from the coding sequence ATGATGTTCGTTCTCTATCCCCTCGCGCTGGCGTCGGCGCTCGCCGCGGTCGCGCTCTTCGTGTGGGGAGCGCTCCCGGAACAGGCGCGGACGGTGTCGGTCGAGCGCCTGCAGGGCCGGCCGGCCGATGCCCGCCCGCTGCCCTCGCTCTGGCTGAAGCTGCTCTATCCCGTGTTGTCGGGCCTCGCGCCGCTCTTCCAGGCGGTCCCGTGGCCGAGTTTTCGCGAGCGGATGCCGGTCGAGCTCGATCGGGCGGGCGTCGGCGACCACCTCACGCCGAACCACGTACTGGCCATGAAGGCGCTCTTCGCCGTCGTCATCCCGCTCGTCGCGGCCCAGATCGTCGAGTTCCTCGGCAACCCCGCCATGATGGTGCTCGTGGCCGTCGCGAGCTTCTTCCTGCCCGACAAGCTGATTGCCGACATGCGCAAGGCGCGCGAGGCCGAGATCGTCCGGGCCCTGCCGAACGCCGTGGACGTGATCTCGCTCTCGGTCGAGGCCGGCCTCGAGTTCCTCACGGCCATGCAGCGGGTCGTCGAACGGGGCGGCATCGGGGCGCTGCGCGACGAGCTGGCGACCATCCTGAACGACATCCGCCTCGGCAAGTCGCGCGCCGACGCGCTCAAGGCGTTCGCCGCGCGCATCGAGCGGCCGGAGATCGGGTCGTTCGTGTCGGTGCTGGTGCAGGCCGACCTGCTCGGCGCGTCCATCGGCCCCGTGCTGCAGCAGCAGGCCGAGCGCATGCGGATCGAGCGCTTCCAGCGGGCGGAGAAGGAGGGTGGCCGGGCCACCCAGAAGATCCTGTTCCCGCTGGTGCTCTTCATCTTCCCGTCGGTGCTCATCGTGATCATGGGGCCCGTGATCCTGCAGTTCATCTATGGGAACTGA